Within the Nocardioides aurantiacus genome, the region CACCGCCCTGCTGGCGCTGCTGGTCGACGTCGCGCTCGTCTGGTCCCTGTTCGCGGTCCACCGCCGGCCGTGGCTCGGCGGACAGGACCGGGCGGGGGCGCCAGACGGGCCGGACGGGGCCGGACGCACGACGGCCGCCCGCCCTCGCGAGGAGGGGGACGGCCGTCGGGCCGGCTGAGCGCCTGGATCAGGCGATCTCGGGCCGGGTCATGCCGGGTCTGGCTGGGTCACGCGGGGACGACGTTGAGGTTGACCTGCGCCTCGACGTCGTCGTGCACCTTCACCGTGACGGTGTGGGCGCCGAGCGACTTGATCGGGTTGGTGACCACGATCGTGCGCTTGTCGACCTCGCCGCCGGCCTCGGTGATCGCCGAGGCGATGTCGGCGGCGGTGACGGCACCGAAGAGCCGACCGCCGTCGCCGGCCCGGACGGCCACGTTGAAGGTCGAGCCCTCGAGCGTGGCCTTGACCTGCTTGGCGTGGTCGACGTCGCGGACCGAGCGGGCCTCGCGCGCCTTCTTGATCGACTCGATGGTCTTCTCGCCGCCACGGGTCCAGCGGATGCCGAAGCCACGGGGGATGAGGTAGTTGCGGCCGTAGCCGTCCTTGACCTCGACCACGTCGCCTGCAGCACCGAGACCGGTGACCTCCTGGGTCAGGATGAGCTTCATCTCCGGGTCTCCTTCCTCAGCGCGCGGTGGACGTGTAGGGCAGCAGAGCGACCTCGCGGGCGTTCTTGACGGCCGTGGCGACGTCGCGCTGGTGCTGCACGCAGTTGCCGGTGACCCGACGCGCGCGGATCTTGCCGCGGTCGGAGATGAACTTGCGAAGCAGGGTGGTGTCCTTGTAGTCGACGTAGGACACCTTCTCCTTGCAGAACTGGCAAACCTTCTTCTTGGGCTTGCGCATCACTGCCTTGGCCATTGTGGAGCTCTCCTCTCAAGAGCCCGGTCCAGCGTGGTGACTGCGACCGGAATGGGGGTGATGGACGGGGTGGATCGGTGGATCGGGTGGTGCGGGTGGATCAGAAGGGGGGCTCGTCGCCGGACGAGGCCCAGGGGTCGTTCTGCGGCTGGCCCCCACCGGAGCCACCCTGCTGACCGCCCCAGGAGCCGCCGCCCTGGCCGCCGGAGCCGCCGGAGCCGCCCCGCGGCTGACCGCCGCCGTAGCCGCCCTGACCGCCCTGGCCGCCGGACTGGCCGCCGGCCGGAGCCGCCTGGCCGCCCTGACCGGGGTTGGACGCCCACGGGTCGTCGCCGCCCTGGCCGCCCTGGCCGCCCCCGCCGTAGCCACCGCCGCCACCGCTGCGCTGGACGCGCGCGATCTTGGCCGTGGCGTACTTCAGGCTGGGGCCGACCTCCTCGACCTCGAGCTCGACGACCGTGCGCTTCTGGCCCTCACGGTCCTCGTAGGACCGCTGCTTGAGCCGGCCCTGGATGACGACGCGCATCCCCTTGGTCAGGGACTCCGCGACGTTCTCCGCCGCCTGCCGCCAGACCGAGCAGGAGAGGAACAGCGCGTCGCCGTCCTTCCACTCGTTGGTCTGCCGGTCGAAGGTGCGCGGCGTCGAGGCGATCCGGAAGTTGGCGACCGCGGCACCCGAGGGGGTGAATCGCAGCTCGGGGTCGTCGACGAGGTTGCCGACGACGGTGATGACTGTCTCGCCTGCCATGTGGTCTCCCAGGGTGTCCGGATCAGGTGGGTGGTGCGGGTGGTGCTGGGTCAGCGCGCGTCGGGACGCAGGACCTTGGTGCGCAGCACCGACTCGTTCAGCGTGAGCTGGCGGTCGAGCTCCTTGACGGTCGCAGGCTCGGCCTGCAGCGACACCACGGCGTAGATGCCTTCGGCGTTCTTGTCGATCTCGTAGGCGAGACGACGACGTCCCCAGACGTCGACGTTGTCCACGGATCCACCGTCGTTGCGGACGACGTTGAGGTACGTGTCGAGCGACGGGGCGACGGTGCGCTCCTCGAGGTTGGGATCGAGGATGACCATGAGTTCGTAGGTACGCATAGCGTTCTCCACCTCCTTCGGACTAAGGGCGGCCACGGCATTTCCGTGACAGGAGGGCTGTGCGATGTCGGCACTCCCATCGGGGGAGGACGACGCGCAAGGTTAACGCGGGTCCGCGTCCTGGCGGAAATCGTCGTCCACAGGCCGTCGGCCGCTGTCCCCGGCCGCTCGTAGGCTGCGCAGCATGAGCACCAGCCAGATCGCCATCGGCGCCCACGTCGACCAGACCG harbors:
- a CDS encoding single-stranded DNA-binding protein is translated as MAGETVITVVGNLVDDPELRFTPSGAAVANFRIASTPRTFDRQTNEWKDGDALFLSCSVWRQAAENVAESLTKGMRVVIQGRLKQRSYEDREGQKRTVVELEVEEVGPSLKYATAKIARVQRSGGGGGYGGGGQGGQGGDDPWASNPGQGGQAAPAGGQSGGQGGQGGYGGGQPRGGSGGSGGQGGGSWGGQQGGSGGGQPQNDPWASSGDEPPF
- the rplI gene encoding 50S ribosomal protein L9, encoding MKLILTQEVTGLGAAGDVVEVKDGYGRNYLIPRGFGIRWTRGGEKTIESIKKAREARSVRDVDHAKQVKATLEGSTFNVAVRAGDGGRLFGAVTAADIASAITEAGGEVDKRTIVVTNPIKSLGAHTVTVKVHDDVEAQVNLNVVPA
- the rpsF gene encoding 30S ribosomal protein S6; translation: MRTYELMVILDPNLEERTVAPSLDTYLNVVRNDGGSVDNVDVWGRRRLAYEIDKNAEGIYAVVSLQAEPATVKELDRQLTLNESVLRTKVLRPDAR
- the rpsR gene encoding 30S ribosomal protein S18, encoding MAKAVMRKPKKKVCQFCKEKVSYVDYKDTTLLRKFISDRGKIRARRVTGNCVQHQRDVATAVKNAREVALLPYTSTAR